The Diorhabda sublineata isolate icDioSubl1.1 chromosome 6, icDioSubl1.1, whole genome shotgun sequence genome includes a window with the following:
- the LOC130445043 gene encoding uncharacterized protein LOC130445043, with protein MNVLDFRVKTDIESKGAHKKVSELQFKSTDVKIEGNVTHNRKVDTSKITKTTSLKKSKNDNGSTNSNHKSTRRVTFGAASMVKPTFSRTQSATESLRRKDHDVLSYENTDGIVTSSCKAIHNVVGEKNKQEFYARYETCLKNCTSVLVTGSPGVRKRIHPTGSGTLNSSSMRRTHEADRLLLTDHSNLHETERQKNDDGIVKERRINKHTNETIIKDDYPEICCHISDSSPQTCRPIKTSVLLNAARVGNISWLRELIDYNLKFGFRDVNAVDRNGRTLLTWLASRGIADVLNQLSRIKNINPNLGDNEGNTPLHFAVRYERTEFLNLFLVYFRGRLTIDRRNVLGFTPLMCAAIDGRSRSAQLLLLSGADPTLRDFGRNLRADQWALHCSRLVCAEVILRQIRELLKFPDSSRNWDSQINMEVVFCRGNARKISCDSSREEGFGMKFRQIFRRTSTLPHDKNLRAKLMKQLTAAAFCATSPALPSREYLPPLVKSILRPLNVPLIKITFVRNDGNTSTEIIDYNVRNGIPSTSDNSSRSYMSSSSSISNISTSSKSSANNDKKSIIHRRASNKK; from the exons ATGAATGTGTTAGATTTTAGAGTCAAG aCAGATATAGAGTCAAAAGGAGCGCACAAAAAAGTTTCGGAACTTCAATTTAAGTCGACTGATGTGAAGATTGAAGGTAACGTCACTCATAATCGTAAAGTTGATACTTCCAAGATAACGAAAACAACTTCattaaagaaaagcaaaaacgATAATGGCAGTACTAATTCAAATCACAAATCG ACCCGACGAGTCACATTTGGCGCGGCATCAATGGTTAAACCAACCTTTTCCAGGACACAAAGCGCTACGGAATCTCTTCGCAGAAAGGATCATGACGTTCTATCTTATGAAAACACTGATGGAATAGTAACATCTTCTTGTAAGGCAATTCATAATGTGGTCGgtgaaaaaaacaaacaagaattttatGCTAGATACGAAActtgtttgaaaaattgtactTCCGTTCTTGTGACCGGTTCTCCGGGTGTCAGAAAAAGGATCCATCCTACTGgaag TGGAACGCTGAATTCATCATCAATGCGAAGAACCCACGAAGCAGATCGTCTTCTTCTAACAGATCATTCTAATCTTCACGAGACAGAACGACAAAAGAACGATGATGGTATTGTGAAAGAACGACGTATAAATAAACACACCAACGAAACCATTATAAAAGATGATTATCCTGAGATTTGTTGTCATATTTCGGATAGTTCACCTCAGACGTGTCGCCCTATAAAAACTTCAGTTTTATTAAACGCGGCTCGTGTCGGGAATATTTCTTGGTTAAGAGAACTCATAGattacaatttgaaatttggtttCCGTGATGTGAATGCCGTGGATCGGAATGGCAGG ACTTTACTTACTTGGCTGGCCTCGCGTGGTATAGCTGATGTTTTGAATCAATTGAgtcgaataaaaaatatcaatcctAATTTGGGTGATAACGAAGGAAACACACCCTTACATTTTGCTGTTCGTTATG AGAGAACGGAGTTCCTGAACTTGTTCTTGGTTTATTTTAGAGGTAGACTCACTATTGATCGAAGAAATGTATTGGGTTTCACACCGTTGATGTGTGCAGCTATAGATGGAAGAAGCAGATCTGCccaactattattattatcag GTGCTGATCCGACTTTGCGCGATTTTGGTCGCAATTTGAGAGCTGATCAATGGGCATTGCACTGTAGTAGATTAGTGTGTGCCGAAGTAATACTTCGTCAAATAAGAGAGTTACTTAAATTTCCCGATTCTTCTCGTAACTGGGATAGTCAAATTAATATGGAAGTGGTTTTTTGTAGAGGAAACGCGAGGAAAATATCGTGTGATTCGTCGAGAGAAGAAG GTTTTGGAATGAAATTTAGACAAATTTTTCGAAGAACTTCGACTCTACCCCATGACAAAAATTTACGTGCCAAATTGATGAAACAATTAACAGCGGCAGCTTTTTGCGCTACATCACCGGCTCTTCCATCTAGAGAATATTTACCACCGTTAGTAAAATCAATTTTACGTCCATTGAACGTTcctttaataaaaattactttcgTCAGAAATGATGGGAATACGAGTACTGAAATAATTGACTACAACGTGAGAAATGGTATTCCCTCTACATCTGATAACTCATCGAGATCTTATATGTCTTCATCTTCATCGATATCTAACATTTCCACATCATCGAAATCTAGTGCgaataatgacaaaaaatcCATTATTCATAGGAGGGcttcgaataaaaaataa